The following are encoded in a window of Bacillota bacterium genomic DNA:
- a CDS encoding ECF transporter S component has translation MSVHQMATLAMLAAISVVLMYLVRFPLFPWAPFLEYDMADVPILIATFLFGPVSGVLLTIVVSVIQGLTVSASSDWIGILMHIIATGSFAVVAGLYYQFQRTRVGALIALILGSLAKTLVMIPLNLIFTVHFLGKPREVVVSMLVPTIIPFNLLKAGINSVVTFVVYKTVSRYVDRLAALESARVSNPKSTRG, from the coding sequence ATGTCAGTCCACCAAATGGCAACCCTGGCCATGCTGGCCGCGATCTCCGTCGTCCTCATGTACTTAGTGCGTTTTCCCCTCTTTCCTTGGGCACCGTTCCTGGAATACGACATGGCGGACGTACCCATCTTAATTGCCACTTTCCTCTTCGGACCGGTTAGTGGTGTACTACTCACCATCGTGGTGTCAGTGATCCAAGGGTTGACGGTCTCTGCCAGTAGTGACTGGATCGGAATCTTGATGCACATCATCGCCACCGGTAGTTTCGCGGTGGTGGCAGGGTTGTACTACCAGTTCCAGCGCACACGGGTAGGCGCCCTCATCGCTTTAATCCTAGGTTCCTTGGCCAAGACATTGGTCATGATCCCCTTGAACCTCATTTTCACCGTCCATTTTCTCGGGAAACCCAGGGAAGTGGTGGTGTCCATGCTTGTGCCCACCATCATCCCCTTCAACTTGCTGAAGGCGGGTATCAACTCGGTGGTAACCTTCGTGGTATACAAGACCGTGTCCCGCTATGTAGACCGGCTTGCGGCCCTCGAGTCCGCAAGGGTCAGCAACCCAAAATCAACCCGCGGTTAG